The Aminithiophilus ramosus genome contains a region encoding:
- a CDS encoding DUF4234 domain-containing protein, whose amino-acid sequence MDQERPSSAPVACRSCGADNPADSTYCAYCGSLLPRPEKEEAQRPDDREGSVGAGPIGRRFSAPKAGFKRISVAWFLVLSVVTLGIYPSLWVFLRRRDFNSLSSTEKLSDVVAVLPLGVTLLAFATGSSLGENGQGGINLVCLGLWIWIAFKMRTMLRDHVAGIAPDYAATNVAPSPLWTVLFTSAYIQHQINRLIDADILRRTN is encoded by the coding sequence ATGGATCAGGAAAGGCCCTCTTCTGCCCCCGTCGCGTGCCGCTCCTGCGGCGCCGACAACCCCGCCGATTCGACGTACTGCGCCTATTGCGGCAGCCTTTTGCCTCGGCCGGAAAAAGAGGAGGCGCAAAGGCCCGACGATCGAGAAGGCTCCGTCGGGGCCGGTCCCATCGGACGACGGTTTTCCGCGCCCAAGGCGGGCTTCAAGCGCATCTCCGTCGCCTGGTTCCTCGTCCTCTCCGTCGTCACGCTGGGCATCTACCCGTCGCTGTGGGTCTTCCTGCGCCGCCGGGACTTCAACTCCCTGTCCTCGACGGAGAAGCTCTCCGACGTCGTCGCCGTCCTCCCCCTGGGCGTGACCTTGCTCGCCTTCGCCACCGGCTCCTCCCTGGGGGAGAACGGACAGGGGGGGATCAACTTGGTCTGCCTCGGCCTCTGGATCTGGATCGCCTTCAAAATGCGGACCATGCTCCGCGACCACGTGGCCGGCATCGCCCCCGACTACGCCGCGACCAACGTGGCCCCCTCCCCCCTGTGGACCGTCCTCTTCACGTCGGCCTACATCCAGCACCAGATCAACCGCCTCATCGACGCCGATATCCTGCGACGGACGAACTGA
- a CDS encoding CsgG/HfaB family protein: MSSVRRLLVILAAVLALAAVGAPARAEMTLAVTDFRAVGCPFFLGGAVAEQLRGRLSEEPHWTVVESSQVAAVAAEQRLNLSGLVDDATAVKVGRHLGARYVLVGSVNAAGGLYTLSARLVDVESAVALVGFETTSADGQEGLFEAARLLADQIVLELTGS; the protein is encoded by the coding sequence ATGTCGTCCGTGAGAAGGCTTCTCGTCATTCTGGCCGCCGTCCTGGCTCTCGCGGCGGTCGGCGCTCCGGCTCGGGCCGAGATGACCCTGGCCGTGACGGACTTCCGCGCCGTCGGCTGCCCCTTTTTCCTGGGAGGAGCCGTGGCCGAGCAGCTTCGGGGGCGGCTTTCCGAGGAGCCCCATTGGACCGTCGTCGAATCGTCCCAGGTCGCGGCCGTCGCCGCCGAGCAGCGCCTCAACCTCTCGGGCCTCGTCGACGACGCCACGGCCGTCAAGGTGGGGCGCCATCTGGGGGCACGCTACGTCCTCGTCGGCTCCGTCAACGCCGCGGGCGGCCTCTATACCCTCTCGGCACGCCTCGTCGACGTCGAGAGCGCCGTGGCTCTCGTGGGATTCGAGACGACGAGCGCCGATGGCCAGGAGGGGCTTTTCGAGGCCGCGCGTCTTCTGGCCGACCAGATCGTCCTGGAACTGACCGGTTCCTGA
- a CDS encoding tetratricopeptide repeat protein, with translation MNKRVALAALLLALLGPLPSAEAALTVAVNTFLSQGSSLFLGSSVSEILGTELIGTREVTVVERRQLGAVADQQRLALSGVVPAETAAEAGRLVGARYFVLGAVSRFGSLLVLTARLVDVESGAVLKSFEQISREGERGVTLATKNLAAEMMAFFSGETPPEGKPMEDYRYYLYEALGYYNLGDYRRSIPHWEKMTKLSPKNVLLRFITAGVYYQAGRYGDSLLAAQQAVTWDPTFAEAHLLVGKASFMMGDDHGATPALDRALELKPDLAEALFLKGQAYKNRKRLDEAVDLLVAAIDADENYVPAYLSLGQILIEAGAAEDAVGVLLPARSKEPDNAQVRFLLGLAQFLRGNRKAAEEEVAALKRLDGTLAEKLAEMLR, from the coding sequence GTGAACAAACGCGTCGCTCTCGCCGCCCTGCTTCTGGCCCTTCTGGGGCCGCTTCCCTCGGCCGAGGCCGCCCTCACGGTGGCCGTCAACACCTTCCTCTCCCAGGGCTCGAGCCTCTTCCTGGGCTCTTCCGTGAGCGAGATCCTGGGGACGGAGCTGATCGGGACCCGCGAGGTCACCGTCGTCGAGCGCCGTCAGCTCGGCGCCGTGGCGGATCAGCAGCGCCTGGCCCTCTCCGGCGTCGTCCCCGCCGAGACGGCCGCCGAGGCGGGACGCCTCGTGGGGGCCCGCTACTTCGTCCTCGGAGCCGTCAGCCGCTTCGGAAGCCTTCTGGTCCTGACGGCCCGGCTGGTCGACGTCGAATCGGGGGCCGTCCTCAAGAGCTTCGAACAGATCTCCCGAGAAGGGGAGAGAGGCGTCACTCTGGCGACGAAAAACCTCGCCGCCGAGATGATGGCCTTCTTCAGCGGCGAGACGCCTCCCGAGGGCAAGCCCATGGAGGACTACCGCTACTATCTCTACGAGGCCCTGGGCTACTATAATCTGGGCGACTACCGGCGCTCCATCCCTCACTGGGAGAAGATGACCAAACTGAGCCCCAAGAACGTCCTCTTGCGCTTCATCACAGCCGGCGTCTACTACCAGGCCGGCCGCTACGGCGACAGCCTTCTCGCCGCCCAGCAGGCCGTCACCTGGGATCCCACCTTCGCCGAGGCCCATCTCCTCGTCGGAAAGGCCTCCTTCATGATGGGCGACGATCACGGCGCCACTCCGGCACTCGACAGGGCCCTGGAGCTCAAGCCCGACCTGGCCGAGGCCCTCTTCCTCAAGGGGCAGGCCTACAAGAACCGCAAGCGCCTCGACGAGGCCGTCGACCTTCTCGTGGCGGCCATCGACGCCGACGAGAATTACGTTCCGGCCTACCTTTCCCTGGGGCAGATCCTCATCGAGGCGGGTGCGGCGGAAGACGCCGTCGGCGTCCTTCTGCCGGCCCGCTCCAAAGAGCCCGACAACGCCCAGGTTCGCTTCCTTCTGGGCCTGGCCCAATTCCTGAGGGGCAACCGCAAGGCCGCGGAAGAGGAGGTGGCGGCCCTGAAGCGTCTCGACGGCACCTTGGCGGAAAAGTTGGCGGAGATGCTCCGGTAG